A genomic region of Desulfosarcina ovata subsp. ovata contains the following coding sequences:
- a CDS encoding CHC2 zinc finger domain-containing protein, whose amino-acid sequence MMSPFGVAAFPSVTESTLKRCVSIVTVLQAKGVTTPLTKRGDQLFGPCPLHGGDNPNAFVISLSKNLWRCFTGCDAGGDVVELVRRLYGKDYRQTATFLATLAATEPTSQTASSLQPLKKSFRPFTARLHLNASVPWLRQKQITPLTARRFEVGAYQGGGFLKECIAVRLHDLDGHPIGYAGRCLDTNQVKQYGKWKFPPGLPKNKILYNFHRIKSWHRKAVVVVECPWPIFSA is encoded by the coding sequence ATGATGTCACCATTTGGAGTGGCCGCGTTTCCATCAGTTACCGAGTCCACGCTCAAGCGCTGTGTCTCCATCGTGACGGTCCTTCAGGCCAAGGGGGTGACGACACCGCTTACAAAGCGCGGCGACCAACTCTTTGGCCCTTGTCCCCTGCATGGTGGCGACAACCCCAACGCCTTTGTGATCAGCCTTTCCAAAAACCTTTGGCGCTGCTTTACCGGATGCGATGCCGGCGGGGATGTGGTCGAACTCGTGCGGCGCCTTTATGGCAAAGACTACCGACAAACCGCCACTTTTCTGGCCACTTTGGCAGCCACGGAACCGACTTCTCAGACCGCTTCTTCGTTACAACCGCTGAAAAAATCCTTCCGCCCCTTTACAGCGCGTTTGCACCTCAATGCTTCCGTTCCATGGCTGCGCCAAAAGCAGATCACCCCCTTGACCGCCAGGCGCTTTGAAGTCGGTGCTTATCAGGGGGGCGGTTTTCTCAAGGAATGTATCGCTGTCCGGCTCCATGACTTAGACGGTCATCCCATCGGGTATGCCGGACGATGTCTGGATACCAACCAAGTCAAACAATACGGCAAATGGAAATTCCCTCCAGGTCTGCCCAAAAATAAAATCCTGTATAACTTCCATCGCATAAAATCTTGGCACCGCAAGGCGGTGGTCGTTGTGGAATGTCCTTGGCCCATCTTTTCCGCTTGA
- a CDS encoding toprim domain-containing protein, whose protein sequence is MGWGVMRLAQLNIPAVALLGIHLSAVQNDLLEKVSPVVLMLDGDRAGQEATVRIRSALEPYTKVYTITLPSGLDPDDLSDEALSSVTRHFLF, encoded by the coding sequence ATGGGTTGGGGAGTCATGCGTCTGGCTCAATTGAATATCCCTGCCGTGGCCTTGCTGGGAATCCATCTTTCTGCCGTACAAAACGATCTACTGGAAAAAGTCTCACCGGTTGTTCTGATGCTTGACGGCGATCGTGCCGGACAAGAGGCTACCGTTCGCATCCGCAGTGCCCTTGAACCCTACACCAAGGTATATACCATCACGCTGCCATCTGGTCTGGACCCTGACGATTTATCTGACGAAGCCTTGTCATCGGTCACTCGACATTTTCTCTTCTAG
- a CDS encoding IS1634 family transposase yields MTIGVFSVIQDGMYIRRTTIKSKKDGETYFTHRLVESVRVGNKVKQRTIINLGKNFPFPREQWPDIACRVEGIINGQSSLFKLPEKIEQAAQHYAAQIIQTRSSQNNNTDKNDSIDAPDYRLIDIDSLELIRPRSVSIEHVSHETFLKLQLDKIFEGLGYNNHQIAAAIGSIVGRMAVPGSELSTHYWLQNRSGLGELIGYDYESMSLKRIYEISDRIYKDKEAIERHLYNRERFLFGFEEIITLYDLTNTFFEGSCKYNELGKHGKSKEKRSDCPLVTLALVLDSSGFPRRSKIFSGNVSEPSTLEEMISSLNKPSESSLEDDKQMSVFDKKKPVVVMDAGIATNDNVQWLQANHYRYLVVSRKRYREFDHDKAVEVKRDKDYIVKAYKKYVKETEETEIYCHSSEREKKDQSIQNRFSERFEADLKSLNDGLNQKGRLKIYEKVVEKVGRLKQKYTKAAKNYEITIHKDKGSKKATKITWKIKKNSDSSDSNPGVYCLRTNLNDLDETILWRTYTMLTDLEAVFRSLKSELGLRPVFHQITRRVKGHLFITLLAYHHVHTIRFRLKENGIHTSWSDLRKELDGQNRTTAVMRSKNGETIHVRKSTKAESRQLKIYDALGVPHSPGKVVKYEV; encoded by the coding sequence TTGACAATCGGTGTTTTTTCTGTAATTCAAGATGGCATGTATATCCGACGAACAACAATTAAGAGCAAAAAAGATGGCGAAACATATTTCACTCATCGCCTTGTTGAATCAGTTAGAGTTGGAAATAAGGTGAAGCAGCGCACTATTATAAATCTCGGTAAAAATTTTCCTTTTCCACGAGAACAATGGCCAGATATTGCTTGTCGTGTTGAGGGAATTATTAATGGTCAATCAAGTTTGTTTAAATTGCCGGAAAAAATTGAGCAAGCCGCACAGCATTATGCTGCACAAATCATACAAACCCGGTCGAGTCAAAACAACAATACAGACAAAAACGATAGTATAGATGCCCCCGATTACCGTTTGATTGATATCGATAGTCTTGAACTTATAAGACCGCGTAGCGTTAGTATTGAACATGTATCACATGAAACATTTCTCAAATTACAATTGGATAAAATATTTGAAGGTCTTGGATATAATAATCATCAAATAGCAGCTGCAATCGGAAGTATAGTTGGTCGAATGGCGGTTCCCGGCAGTGAGTTATCAACGCATTACTGGCTGCAAAATCGAAGCGGTTTAGGCGAATTAATCGGCTATGACTATGAAAGTATGTCGCTAAAACGAATCTATGAAATATCTGACCGTATTTACAAAGACAAAGAAGCGATTGAAAGGCATTTATACAACCGAGAACGTTTTTTGTTTGGTTTTGAAGAAATAATTACACTTTATGATTTGACAAACACATTTTTTGAGGGAAGCTGTAAGTATAATGAACTTGGCAAGCATGGAAAATCAAAAGAAAAACGCTCAGACTGTCCCTTGGTAACTTTGGCTTTAGTTTTGGACAGTAGCGGCTTTCCAAGAAGAAGTAAAATATTTTCCGGAAACGTTAGTGAGCCATCAACACTGGAAGAAATGATTTCAAGCTTGAATAAACCATCAGAAAGTTCATTAGAAGACGATAAGCAGATGAGTGTTTTTGATAAAAAGAAACCAGTTGTCGTAATGGATGCCGGGATAGCAACAAACGATAATGTACAATGGTTGCAGGCGAATCATTACCGATACCTTGTTGTCAGCAGGAAAAGATATAGAGAATTTGATCATGATAAAGCTGTTGAAGTAAAAAGAGATAAGGATTACATTGTTAAAGCGTACAAAAAATATGTCAAGGAAACAGAAGAGACTGAAATTTATTGTCATTCAAGTGAGCGAGAAAAAAAGGATCAGAGCATTCAAAATCGATTTTCAGAAAGATTTGAAGCAGACTTAAAATCATTGAACGATGGTTTAAATCAAAAAGGTCGGCTAAAGATTTATGAGAAGGTTGTTGAAAAAGTAGGACGGCTGAAACAAAAATATACCAAAGCTGCTAAAAATTATGAGATTACCATCCATAAAGATAAAGGATCAAAGAAGGCGACAAAGATTACCTGGAAGATAAAAAAAAATTCTGACTCTTCAGATTCAAATCCAGGCGTTTATTGTTTGAGAACAAACTTGAACGATCTGGATGAAACTATTCTTTGGCGTACATATACGATGTTGACTGATCTTGAAGCTGTATTTCGAAGTTTAAAATCGGAGTTGGGTTTACGGCCGGTGTTTCATCAAATAACGAGGAGAGTAAAAGGACATCTCTTTATCACATTATTAGCTTATCACCACGTTCATACAATCAGGTTTAGACTTAAAGAAAATGGGATTCATACAAGTTGGTCCGATTTGAGAAAAGAATTAGACGGCCAAAATCGAACAACAGCAGTAATGAGAAGTAAAAATGGCGAGACAATACATGTTAGAAAAAGCACAAAAGCAGAGTCTCGTCAACTAAAAATTTATGATGCACTGGGTGTGCCTCATAGTCCAGGAAAAGTGGTAAAATATGAGGTATAA
- a CDS encoding type II toxin-antitoxin system HicA family toxin, with product MKRKKLEAELTKLGWWLERHGGNHDIWTNGDRQEPVPRHSEINEKLARSILNKARKAKP from the coding sequence ATGAAACGAAAAAAGCTGGAAGCTGAGTTGACGAAGTTGGGATGGTGGCTTGAAAGACACGGCGGCAACCACGATATCTGGACCAACGGCGACCGGCAGGAACCGGTCCCCCGCCATAGTGAGATCAACGAGAAGCTTGCCCGATCAATACTAAACAAGGCAAGAAAGGCTAAACCATGA
- a CDS encoding transposase has translation MNDCKSIYRKVNDFVKLFYPVELKGNLLRNMNTLATMITGIIIGKETQLPKIALNVPENIKVPSTEKRIKRLLINEKVTEQTYFLPFIQNVLAHLGLEEIVLAIDGSLVGRGCICLMISLIYNGRALPLAFKIVEGKKGHLPEDMHVEVVKKLHPLIPESTRQVIFLGDGEFDGTTLQQTLAKFGWKYVCRTAYNITIYADNESFQIDILATILPKGHCKGMKNCQFTNKKYGPVTAVAWWGSDHNEPIFLVTNFKSAEKACDYYAKRFTIETFFSDQKSRGFNIAKSHLSCPKRLTRLMMASCLAYLWVIFFWDSRFFDWLVQTDPSFGSM, from the coding sequence ATGAATGACTGCAAATCGATTTATAGAAAAGTCAACGATTTTGTCAAACTTTTCTACCCGGTGGAACTCAAAGGAAATCTCCTGAGAAACATGAACACGCTAGCAACAATGATCACGGGCATCATTATCGGCAAAGAAACCCAGTTACCAAAGATCGCACTCAATGTACCCGAAAATATTAAAGTGCCCAGCACCGAAAAACGCATCAAGCGCCTGCTCATCAACGAAAAGGTTACCGAGCAAACCTACTTTCTACCCTTCATACAAAACGTATTGGCCCACCTTGGTCTTGAAGAAATCGTCCTGGCCATTGACGGCAGTCTGGTTGGACGCGGGTGTATTTGTTTGATGATCAGTTTGATTTACAATGGCCGCGCGTTGCCACTAGCCTTCAAAATCGTTGAGGGTAAAAAAGGCCATCTGCCTGAAGACATGCATGTTGAGGTGGTAAAGAAACTGCATCCATTGATCCCCGAATCCACTCGTCAGGTAATCTTTCTGGGAGATGGTGAGTTTGACGGCACAACGCTTCAGCAAACACTGGCCAAGTTTGGGTGGAAATATGTTTGCCGCACGGCATATAATATTACCATCTACGCCGATAATGAATCTTTTCAGATCGACATCCTTGCCACTATACTGCCCAAGGGCCATTGCAAAGGGATGAAAAACTGCCAGTTCACCAACAAAAAATATGGCCCGGTAACTGCGGTGGCCTGGTGGGGGAGCGATCACAATGAGCCCATATTCCTGGTAACCAATTTTAAATCGGCTGAAAAAGCATGCGACTACTATGCGAAGCGCTTTACGATTGAAACGTTTTTCAGTGATCAAAAAAGCCGAGGGTTCAATATCGCCAAGAGCCATCTTTCTTGTCCCAAGCGGTTAACCCGACTGATGATGGCCAGTTGCCTGGCATACTTATGGGTCATTTTTTTTTGGGATTCTCGCTTTTTCGACTGGCTTGTACAAACAGATCCATCGTTCGGATCGATGTGA
- a CDS encoding helix-turn-helix domain-containing protein, translating to MRFAGRIYKDGKFWLAEIPILDLMTQGRTKKEAYLMVADMIETLVNRDGFKVTVYKGAKDTFEVGAPEPKPMIGLLLKRKREISGLSLAQVAKRMGMSSRNAYARYEQGTAMPTIEKLNQLFYAVSPDTDLVIDEARNG from the coding sequence ATGAGATTCGCAGGACGCATTTATAAAGACGGCAAATTCTGGCTGGCGGAAATTCCCATCCTGGATCTGATGACCCAGGGCCGCACCAAAAAAGAGGCCTACCTGATGGTGGCCGATATGATTGAAACGCTGGTGAACCGGGACGGCTTCAAGGTGACAGTATATAAGGGTGCCAAGGACACCTTCGAGGTCGGGGCCCCGGAGCCGAAACCCATGATCGGGCTTTTGCTGAAACGCAAGCGTGAAATCAGCGGGCTTTCGCTCGCCCAGGTCGCCAAACGGATGGGGATGTCATCGCGCAACGCCTACGCCCGCTATGAACAAGGTACGGCGATGCCAACGATCGAAAAGCTGAACCAGCTGTTTTATGCCGTGTCACCGGATACGGATCTGGTGATCGATGAGGCCCGTAATGGTTGA
- a CDS encoding type II toxin-antitoxin system HicB family antitoxin — MTAKKEIKLHAIALPDPGVVLTSLLCQSKCHDRMNIRKLKKHIMKIGNEVKLMNKMIKADIYFDGDFYCGRCVDFDVFTQGKTLDELVNNLKEAIQLHFEDDPESSSNYIPNPSLFTMMDLGEIHV; from the coding sequence ATGACCGCGAAAAAAGAAATCAAGCTACATGCGATTGCCCTGCCTGACCCCGGTGTTGTTCTAACATCATTATTGTGTCAATCGAAGTGCCATGATAGAATGAACATCAGAAAACTAAAAAAACATATCATGAAAATTGGTAATGAGGTCAAATTAATGAACAAAATGATAAAGGCCGATATATATTTCGATGGTGATTTTTATTGTGGACGATGTGTCGATTTTGATGTGTTTACACAAGGCAAAACATTAGATGAACTTGTCAATAACCTGAAGGAGGCTATACAACTCCATTTTGAAGATGACCCAGAAAGTTCCTCAAATTATATCCCCAACCCATCTTTATTTACTATGATGGATCTGGGTGAAATACATGTCTGA
- a CDS encoding type II toxin-antitoxin system HicA family toxin, which translates to MSDKLPVISGKELISFLKSLGYSAVRQRGSHIRMEKSTKAGTHKITIPNQQL; encoded by the coding sequence ATGTCTGACAAATTGCCTGTTATTTCAGGGAAAGAGCTAATTTCTTTTTTGAAAAGTCTCGGTTATTCCGCCGTTCGCCAACGTGGCAGTCACATTCGAATGGAAAAATCGACAAAAGCTGGGACACATAAAATTACTATCCCGAACCAGCAATTGTAA
- a CDS encoding ExeA family protein, translating to MNNTDIRSLYGLKYNPFLPDLPPEALYAIPGTESFGLRVRSMAENGGFALITGEPGLGKSKTLQKIAHQLEQIPDLTVGVMQRPQSKLGDFYREMGELFNVNLSPSNRYGGFKALRDRWERHCQSTLLKPVLLIDEAQQVSTECLTELRILQSHRFDSQSLLFTILCGDNRLPDRFRSADLLPLGSRIGPRLLLEPLSPEQLQDYLYFALETAGNRQLMTDELILTLSAHAANNLRVLNQMAAELLATAAQENLPRLDEALFFKLFSPPMTKSQHRRRK from the coding sequence ATGAACAATACCGATATCAGAAGCTTGTACGGACTCAAATACAACCCGTTTCTGCCCGATTTGCCACCGGAAGCGTTGTATGCCATCCCAGGCACCGAGTCTTTTGGATTGCGGGTGCGATCCATGGCCGAGAACGGCGGCTTTGCATTGATTACCGGAGAGCCGGGATTGGGGAAAAGCAAGACGCTACAAAAGATTGCCCATCAACTCGAACAGATACCCGACCTGACCGTCGGTGTGATGCAGCGCCCCCAAAGCAAGCTGGGGGACTTTTACCGCGAAATGGGTGAGTTGTTCAATGTCAACCTGTCCCCCTCCAACCGCTATGGCGGCTTCAAGGCCCTGCGGGACCGTTGGGAACGCCATTGCCAGTCGACGTTGCTAAAACCGGTGCTTTTGATTGACGAGGCCCAGCAGGTGTCGACCGAGTGCCTGACCGAACTGCGTATTTTACAGAGCCATCGGTTCGACTCGCAGAGCCTTTTGTTTACTATTCTGTGTGGCGACAACCGGCTGCCCGACAGGTTCCGGTCCGCCGACTTGTTGCCCCTGGGCAGCCGTATCGGACCACGGTTATTGCTCGAACCGCTTTCTCCCGAGCAACTCCAGGATTATTTGTATTTCGCTCTCGAGACGGCCGGGAACCGTCAACTGATGACCGACGAATTGATTCTTACATTGTCCGCTCACGCGGCCAACAATCTGCGGGTGCTCAACCAAATGGCCGCGGAATTGCTCGCCACGGCGGCCCAAGAGAATCTGCCTCGTCTCGATGAGGCTTTGTTTTTTAAGTTGTTCTCACCGCCAATGACGAAATCCCAACATAGGAGAAGAAAATGA